The Sinorhizobium fredii USDA 257 region TGTTGCGGATCACCTCGATCAGCGCCGCGCCGATCAAGGCGCCGGAAGCGGTGCCGAGCCCACCCGCCAGGTTGGCGCCGCCGATGACCGCCGCGGCGATGACCTGAAGCTCCATACCGGCGCCGATATTGGTGGTGACGGCGCCGAGCCAGCCGGTCTGGATGATGCCGGCAACGCCCGCCGAAAGCGCCGAAATCATGTAGACGGTAACCTTGATCCGGCGGACCGGAACGCCGGTCAGCGTCGCGGCGTGCTCGTTGCCGCCGATCGCAAAGACGTAGCGGCCGAACTTCGTCCAGCGCAGAACGAAGCCGGTGAGAAGCGCAAGCACAATCATGTAGATCACCGGATTGGCGATCCCGAAGAACCAGGCACCGCCGCCGAGCGCCAGGAGCGTGTCGTGATCCGGGCCGAACTGGAAGACGACGGTGTTGTTGGAGGCGACCATTGCGAGGCTTCGGGCGATCGACAGCATGCCGAGCGTGATGACGAAGGGTGGAAAACCAAGATAGGCGATCATGACACCGTTGAAACCACCGATGAGGAGGGCCGTGCCGATCGAAGCGGCAATGCCGACCTCGATGCTGTAGCCGGCATTCATGACCACCGCGAGTACCATGCTACAGAGACACAGGACCGAGCCGACCGACAGGTCGATGCCGCCGGTGATGATCACCAGCGTCATCCCGAGGGCAATGATCGCCACGAAGGTGAAGTTGCGGGTGATGTTGTAGAGGTTCTTCGGCGTCGCGAAAGTGTCCGTCGCGACGGACAGGAAGAGGCAGGCCAGAATGACGGCGATCAGCACCCAGAACGTCTGACTGGACAGAACCGAGGTGACCCAGCTCTGCTGTCTCTGCCCGATCGCCCGATCCAAGGTAATTGCCATGACCGACCTTCGCTTTCCCCGCGCTGTCTTGATTATACCTGTTCGATCGCGCCGGTGATCAGACCGGTGACCTCTTCCGGTGAACTT contains the following coding sequences:
- a CDS encoding ABC transporter permease, with the translated sequence MAITLDRAIGQRQQSWVTSVLSSQTFWVLIAVILACLFLSVATDTFATPKNLYNITRNFTFVAIIALGMTLVIITGGIDLSVGSVLCLCSMVLAVVMNAGYSIEVGIAASIGTALLIGGFNGVMIAYLGFPPFVITLGMLSIARSLAMVASNNTVVFQFGPDHDTLLALGGGAWFFGIANPVIYMIVLALLTGFVLRWTKFGRYVFAIGGNEHAATLTGVPVRRIKVTVYMISALSAGVAGIIQTGWLGAVTTNIGAGMELQVIAAAVIGGANLAGGLGTASGALIGAALIEVIRNSLGLLGINAFWQGTFIGGATVLAVLFDRIRSFRQSE